A single window of Pieris napi chromosome 8, ilPieNapi1.2, whole genome shotgun sequence DNA harbors:
- the LOC125051698 gene encoding serine/threonine-protein kinase minibrain isoform X9, producing the protein MVRKGESSTGALLRTLSDALRWRSLRALSMVYYAKKKRRAQQYLGDDGSHKKERKLYNDGYDDDNHDYIIKQGEKFLDRYEISSPIGKGSFGQVVKAYDHEEQCQVAIKIIKNKKPFLNQAQIEVKLLEMMNRADAENKYYIVKLKRHFMWRNHLCLVFELLSYNLYDLLRNTNFRGVSLNLTRKFAQQLCTALLFLSQPELNIIHCDLKPENILLCNPKRSAIKIVDFGSSCQLGQRIYQYIQSRFYRSPEVLLGIPYDLAIDMWSLGCILVEMHTGEPLFSGANELDQMNKIVEVLGMPPDHLLDQAHKTRKFFDKLPASEGGGYVLKKVASKDGGYRKYRAAGTRRLHDILGVEGGGPAARRRGEPGHSVSDYLKFKDLILRMLEYDPKQRVTPYYALQHNFFKRTADESTNTQQAQAQSQSQSHHQHGKVGGARLWGGAERMEVENVRRDEDMLQPVCQHSPVAIH; encoded by the exons ATGGTGCGCAAGGGGGAGTCGTCGACTGGAGCCCTGCTCAGGACTCTGTCCGATGCACTTCGATGGCGTTCCCTTAGAGCCCTTTCTATG GTATACTATGCGAAGAAGAAGCGGAGAGCGCAGCAGTACCTCGGTGACGATGGCTCGCACAAGAAAGAGCGGAAGCTTTACAATGACGGGTATGATGATGATAACCACGATTACATCATCAAGCAGGGTGAGAAGTTCCTCGACCGATACGAGATCTCATCACCTATCGGCAAGGGCTCCTTTGGACAg GTTGTGAAAGCCTACGACCACGAGGAGCAGTGCCAAGTAgcgataaaaattattaagaataagAAACCTTTCCTAAACCAGGCACAAATAGAAGTCAAGTTACTAGAAATGATGAACAGAGCAGACGCCGAAAACAAGTattatatag tGAAACTGAAGCGTCACTTCATGTGGCGGAACCACCTGTGCCTCGTGTTCGAGCTGCTCTCGTACAACTTGTACGATCTGCTGCGAAACACCAACTTCCGTGGAGTCTCGCTCAATCTCACGCGCAAGTTCGCGCAGCAGCTCTGCACCGCGTTATTGTTCCTTAGTCAACctg aaCTTAATATAATTCACTGTGATCTTAAGCCCGAGAACATTTTGTTGTGCAATCCCAAAAGGTCGGCCATCAAAATTGTGGACTTTGGTAGCTCGTGTCAACTAGGTCAAAGG atataccAATACATCCAATCGAGATTCTACCGGTCGCCGGAAGTATTGTTGGGCATCCCCTACGACCTGGCCATAGATATGTGGTCTCTTGGATGTATATTGGTGGAGATGCACACAGGAGAACCACTGTTCAGTGGCGCCAACGAGCTGGACCAGATGAACAAGATTGTCGAAGTTCTTGGAATGCCGCCGGATCATTTGTTGGATCAG gCACACAAAACTAGAAAGTTCTTCGACAAATTACCGGCGTCTGAGGGTGGCGGTTACGTCCTGAAGAAAGTAGCGAGTAAGGATGG TGGTTATAGAAAGTACCGCGCGGCGGGAACTAGACGGCTTCACGATATACTGGGCGTGGAAGGAGGTGGTCCGGCAGCGAGACGCCGTGGGGAGCCTGGACATTCGGTCTCGGATTACCTCAAGTTTAAG gACTTGATACTCCGTATGCTGGAATACGACCCCAAACAGCGCGTGACACCCTACTACGCCCTGCAACACAACTTCTTCAAGCGCACCGCAGACGAATCCACCAACACGCAACAGGCGCAGGCGCAGTCGCAGTCGCAGTCGCACCACCAACACGGTAAAG